A single genomic interval of Eptesicus fuscus isolate TK198812 chromosome 10, DD_ASM_mEF_20220401, whole genome shotgun sequence harbors:
- the BCLAF1 gene encoding bcl-2-associated transcription factor 1 isoform X2: MGRSNSRSHSSRSKSRSQSSSRSRSRSHSRKKRYRSRSRTYSRSRSRDRIYSRDYRRDYRNNRGMRRPYGYRGRGRGYYQGGGGRYHRGGYRPVWNRRHSRSPRRGRSRSRSPKRRSVSSQRSRSRSRRSYRSSRSPRSSSSRSSSPYSKSPVSKRRGSQEKQTKKSEGEPQEESPLKNKSQEEPKDTFEHDPSESIDEFNKSSATSGDIWPGLSAYDNSPRSPHSPSPIATPPSQSSSCSDAPMLSTVHSAKNTPSQHSHSIQHSPERSGSGSVGNGSSRYSPSQNSPIHHIPSRRSPAKTITPQNAPRDEARGRSSFYPDGGDQETAKTGKFLKRFTDEESRVFLLDRGNTRDKEAPKEKGSEKGRAEGEWEDQEALDYFSDKESGKQKFNDSEGDDTEETEDYRQFRKSVLADQGKNFATTSHRNTEEEGNKYKSKVSLKGNRESDGFREEKNYKLKETGYVVERPSTTKDKHKEDDKNSERITVKKETQSPEQVKSEKLKDLFDYSPPLHKNLDTREKSTFREESPLRIKMIASDSHRPEVKLKMAPVPLDDSNRPASLTKDRLLASTLVHSVKKEQEFRSIFDHIKLPQASKSTSESFIQHIVSLVHHVKEQYFKSPAMTLNERFTSYQKATEEHSTRQKSPEIHRRIDISPSALRKHTRLAGEERVFKEEIQKGDKKLRCDSADLRHDIDRRRKERSKERGDSKGSRESSGSRKQEKTPKDYKEYKSYKDDSKHKSREQDHSRSSSSSASPSSPSSREEKESKKEREEEFKTHHELKEYSGFAGVSRPRGTFFRIRGRGRARGVFAGTNTGPNNSNTTFQKRPKEEEWDPEYTPKSKKYFLHDDRDDGVDYWAKRGRGRGTFQRGRGRFNFKKSGSSPKWTHDKYQGDGIVEDEEETMENNEEKKDRRKEEKE; encoded by the exons ATGGGTCGCTCCAATTCTAGATCACATTCTTCAAGATCAAAGTCTAGATCACAGTCTAGTTCTCGATCAAGATCAAGGTCACACTCTAGAAAGAAGAGATACAG GTCTCGTTCCAGGACGTATTCAAGATCTCGTAGTAGAGATCGTATTTATTCTAGAGATTATCGGCGAGATTACAGAAATAATAGAGGAATGAGACGACCTTATGGGTACAGAGGAAGGGGTAGAGGGTATTATCAAGGTGGAGGAGGTAGATATCATCGAGGTGGCTATAGACCTGTCTGGAACAGAAGACACTCTAGGAGTCCTAGACGAGGTCGTTCACGTTCCAGAAGTCCAAAAAGAAGATCCGTTTCTTCTCAAAGATCCCGAAGCAGATCTCGCCGGTCATATAGATCCTCTAGGTCTCCACGATCATCCTCTTCTCGTTCTTCATCCCCATATAGCAAATCTCCTGTCTCTAAAAGACGAGGGTCtcaggaaaaacaaaccaaaaaatctGAAGGGGAGCCCCAAGAAGAGAGccctttgaaaaataaatcacagGAGGAACCGAAAGATACATTTGAACATGACCCATCTGAATCTATTGATGAGTTTAATAAATCATCAGCCACATCTGGTGATATTTGGCCTGGCCTTTCAGCTTATGATAATAGTCCTAGGTCACCTCATAGTCCTTCACCGATTGCTACGCCACCTAGTCAGAGTTCATCTTGCTCTGATGCGCCCATGCTCAGTACAGTCCACTCTGCAAAAAACACCCCCTCTCAGCATTCACATTCCATTCAGCATAGTCCTGAAAGATCTGGGTCTGGTTCTGTTGGAAATGGATCTAGTCGATATAGTCCTTCTCAGAATAGTCCAATTCATCACATCCCTTCGCGAAGAAGCCCTGCAAAGACAATCACACCACAGAATGCTCCAAGAGATGAGGCTAGGGGACGTTCTTCATTTTATCCTGATGGTGGAGATCAGGAAACTGCAAAGACAGGAAAATTCTTAAAAAG GTTCACAGATGAAGAGTCTAGAGTATTCCTGCTTGATAGGGGTAATACCAGGGATAAAGAGGCTCCAAAGGAGAAAGGATCAGagaaagggagggcagagggagaatgGGAAGATCAGGAAGCCCTAGATTACTTCAGTGATAAAGAGTCTGGAAAACAAAAGTTTAATGATTCAGAAGGGGATGACACAGAGGAGACAGAAGATTATAGACAGTTCAGGAAGTCAGTCCTTGCAGATCAGGGTAAAAATTTTGCTACTACATCTCACCGGAATACTGAGGAGGAAGGAAACAAGTACAAGTCCAAAGTTTCACTGAAAGGCAATAGAGAAAGTGATggatttagagaagaaaaaaattataaacttaaagaGACTGGATATGTAGTGGAAAGGCCTAGCACTACAAAAGATAAGCACAAGGAAGACGACAAAAATTCTGAGAGAATAACAGTAAAGAAAGAAACTCAGTCACCTGAGCAGGTAAAGTCTGAAAAGCTCAAAGACCTCTTTGATTACAGTCCCCCTCTACACAAGAATCTGGATACACGAGAAAAGTCTACCTTCAGAGAGGAGAGCCCACTTAGGATTAAAATGATAGCCAGCGATTCTCATCGTCCTGAAGTCAAACTCAAAATGGCCCCTGTTCCTCTTGATGATTCTAACAG ACCTGCTTCCTTGACTAAAGACAGGCTACTTGCTAGTACACTTGTCCACTCTGTCAAGAAGGAGCAAGAATTCcgatccatctttgaccacattaaGTTGCCTCAGGCCAGCAAGAGCACTTCAGAGTCATTTATTCAGCACATTGTGTCCTTGGTTCATCATGTTAAAG AGCAATACTTCAAATCACCTGCGATGACCCTAAATGAGAGGTTCACTTCCTATCAGAAAGCCACTGAAGAACATAGTACCCGCCAAAAGAGCCCTGAGATACACAG gaGAATTGACATCTCTCCAAGTGCCCTGAGGAAGCATACCCGTTTAGCAGGGGAAGAGAGAGttttcaaagaagaaattcaAAAG GGAGATAAAAAATTAAGGTGTGACTCTGCTGATCTTCGGCATGACATTGATCGtcggagaaaagaaagaagcaaagaacGGGGGGATTCCAAGGGCTCCAGGGAATCCAGTGGGTCAAGAAAGCAGGAAAAAACTCCAAAAGATTACAAGGAATACAAATCTTACAAAGATGACAG taaaCATAAAAGTAGAGAGCAAGATCATTCTCGATCTTCATCCTCTTCAGCATCACCTTCTTCTCCCAGTTctagagaagaaaaggagagtaagaaggaaagagaagaagaatTTAAAACTCACCATGAACTGAAAGAATACTCGGGCTTTGCAGGAGTTAGTCGACCACGAGGAACCTTT TTTCGAATTAGAGGCAGAGGAAGAGCCAGAGGAGTTTTTGCTGGGACAAATACTGGTCCAAACAACTCAAATACTACTTTTCAAAAGAGACCGAAGGAAGAGGAATGGGATCCAGAATATACCCCAAAGAGCAAGAAGTACTTCTTG
- the BCLAF1 gene encoding bcl-2-associated transcription factor 1 isoform X1: MGRSNSRSHSSRSKSRSQSSSRSRSRSHSRKKRYSSRSRSRTYSRSRSRDRIYSRDYRRDYRNNRGMRRPYGYRGRGRGYYQGGGGRYHRGGYRPVWNRRHSRSPRRGRSRSRSPKRRSVSSQRSRSRSRRSYRSSRSPRSSSSRSSSPYSKSPVSKRRGSQEKQTKKSEGEPQEESPLKNKSQEEPKDTFEHDPSESIDEFNKSSATSGDIWPGLSAYDNSPRSPHSPSPIATPPSQSSSCSDAPMLSTVHSAKNTPSQHSHSIQHSPERSGSGSVGNGSSRYSPSQNSPIHHIPSRRSPAKTITPQNAPRDEARGRSSFYPDGGDQETAKTGKFLKRFTDEESRVFLLDRGNTRDKEAPKEKGSEKGRAEGEWEDQEALDYFSDKESGKQKFNDSEGDDTEETEDYRQFRKSVLADQGKNFATTSHRNTEEEGNKYKSKVSLKGNRESDGFREEKNYKLKETGYVVERPSTTKDKHKEDDKNSERITVKKETQSPEQVKSEKLKDLFDYSPPLHKNLDTREKSTFREESPLRIKMIASDSHRPEVKLKMAPVPLDDSNRPASLTKDRLLASTLVHSVKKEQEFRSIFDHIKLPQASKSTSESFIQHIVSLVHHVKEQYFKSPAMTLNERFTSYQKATEEHSTRQKSPEIHRRIDISPSALRKHTRLAGEERVFKEEIQKGDKKLRCDSADLRHDIDRRRKERSKERGDSKGSRESSGSRKQEKTPKDYKEYKSYKDDSKHKSREQDHSRSSSSSASPSSPSSREEKESKKEREEEFKTHHELKEYSGFAGVSRPRGTFFRIRGRGRARGVFAGTNTGPNNSNTTFQKRPKEEEWDPEYTPKSKKYFLHDDRDDGVDYWAKRGRGRGTFQRGRGRFNFKKSGSSPKWTHDKYQGDGIVEDEEETMENNEEKKDRRKEEKE; the protein is encoded by the exons ATGGGTCGCTCCAATTCTAGATCACATTCTTCAAGATCAAAGTCTAGATCACAGTCTAGTTCTCGATCAAGATCAAGGTCACACTCTAGAAAGAAGAGATACAG ttcTAGGTCTCGTTCCAGGACGTATTCAAGATCTCGTAGTAGAGATCGTATTTATTCTAGAGATTATCGGCGAGATTACAGAAATAATAGAGGAATGAGACGACCTTATGGGTACAGAGGAAGGGGTAGAGGGTATTATCAAGGTGGAGGAGGTAGATATCATCGAGGTGGCTATAGACCTGTCTGGAACAGAAGACACTCTAGGAGTCCTAGACGAGGTCGTTCACGTTCCAGAAGTCCAAAAAGAAGATCCGTTTCTTCTCAAAGATCCCGAAGCAGATCTCGCCGGTCATATAGATCCTCTAGGTCTCCACGATCATCCTCTTCTCGTTCTTCATCCCCATATAGCAAATCTCCTGTCTCTAAAAGACGAGGGTCtcaggaaaaacaaaccaaaaaatctGAAGGGGAGCCCCAAGAAGAGAGccctttgaaaaataaatcacagGAGGAACCGAAAGATACATTTGAACATGACCCATCTGAATCTATTGATGAGTTTAATAAATCATCAGCCACATCTGGTGATATTTGGCCTGGCCTTTCAGCTTATGATAATAGTCCTAGGTCACCTCATAGTCCTTCACCGATTGCTACGCCACCTAGTCAGAGTTCATCTTGCTCTGATGCGCCCATGCTCAGTACAGTCCACTCTGCAAAAAACACCCCCTCTCAGCATTCACATTCCATTCAGCATAGTCCTGAAAGATCTGGGTCTGGTTCTGTTGGAAATGGATCTAGTCGATATAGTCCTTCTCAGAATAGTCCAATTCATCACATCCCTTCGCGAAGAAGCCCTGCAAAGACAATCACACCACAGAATGCTCCAAGAGATGAGGCTAGGGGACGTTCTTCATTTTATCCTGATGGTGGAGATCAGGAAACTGCAAAGACAGGAAAATTCTTAAAAAG GTTCACAGATGAAGAGTCTAGAGTATTCCTGCTTGATAGGGGTAATACCAGGGATAAAGAGGCTCCAAAGGAGAAAGGATCAGagaaagggagggcagagggagaatgGGAAGATCAGGAAGCCCTAGATTACTTCAGTGATAAAGAGTCTGGAAAACAAAAGTTTAATGATTCAGAAGGGGATGACACAGAGGAGACAGAAGATTATAGACAGTTCAGGAAGTCAGTCCTTGCAGATCAGGGTAAAAATTTTGCTACTACATCTCACCGGAATACTGAGGAGGAAGGAAACAAGTACAAGTCCAAAGTTTCACTGAAAGGCAATAGAGAAAGTGATggatttagagaagaaaaaaattataaacttaaagaGACTGGATATGTAGTGGAAAGGCCTAGCACTACAAAAGATAAGCACAAGGAAGACGACAAAAATTCTGAGAGAATAACAGTAAAGAAAGAAACTCAGTCACCTGAGCAGGTAAAGTCTGAAAAGCTCAAAGACCTCTTTGATTACAGTCCCCCTCTACACAAGAATCTGGATACACGAGAAAAGTCTACCTTCAGAGAGGAGAGCCCACTTAGGATTAAAATGATAGCCAGCGATTCTCATCGTCCTGAAGTCAAACTCAAAATGGCCCCTGTTCCTCTTGATGATTCTAACAG ACCTGCTTCCTTGACTAAAGACAGGCTACTTGCTAGTACACTTGTCCACTCTGTCAAGAAGGAGCAAGAATTCcgatccatctttgaccacattaaGTTGCCTCAGGCCAGCAAGAGCACTTCAGAGTCATTTATTCAGCACATTGTGTCCTTGGTTCATCATGTTAAAG AGCAATACTTCAAATCACCTGCGATGACCCTAAATGAGAGGTTCACTTCCTATCAGAAAGCCACTGAAGAACATAGTACCCGCCAAAAGAGCCCTGAGATACACAG gaGAATTGACATCTCTCCAAGTGCCCTGAGGAAGCATACCCGTTTAGCAGGGGAAGAGAGAGttttcaaagaagaaattcaAAAG GGAGATAAAAAATTAAGGTGTGACTCTGCTGATCTTCGGCATGACATTGATCGtcggagaaaagaaagaagcaaagaacGGGGGGATTCCAAGGGCTCCAGGGAATCCAGTGGGTCAAGAAAGCAGGAAAAAACTCCAAAAGATTACAAGGAATACAAATCTTACAAAGATGACAG taaaCATAAAAGTAGAGAGCAAGATCATTCTCGATCTTCATCCTCTTCAGCATCACCTTCTTCTCCCAGTTctagagaagaaaaggagagtaagaaggaaagagaagaagaatTTAAAACTCACCATGAACTGAAAGAATACTCGGGCTTTGCAGGAGTTAGTCGACCACGAGGAACCTTT TTTCGAATTAGAGGCAGAGGAAGAGCCAGAGGAGTTTTTGCTGGGACAAATACTGGTCCAAACAACTCAAATACTACTTTTCAAAAGAGACCGAAGGAAGAGGAATGGGATCCAGAATATACCCCAAAGAGCAAGAAGTACTTCTTG
- the BCLAF1 gene encoding bcl-2-associated transcription factor 1 isoform X6, translating to MGRSNSRSHSSRSKSRSQSSSRSRSRSHSRKKRYSSRSRSRTYSRSRSRDRIYSRDYRRDYRNNRGMRRPYGYRGRGRGYYQGGGGRYHRGGYRPVWNRRHSRSPRRGRSRSRSPKRRSVSSQRSRSRSRRSYRSSRSPRSSSSRSSSPYSKSPVSKRRGSQEKQTKKSEGEPQEESPLKNKSQEEPKDTFEHDPSESIDEFNKSSATSGDIWPGLSAYDNSPRSPHSPSPIATPPSQSSSCSDAPMLSTVHSAKNTPSQHSHSIQHSPERSGSGSVGNGSSRYSPSQNSPIHHIPSRRSPAKTITPQNAPRDEARGRSSFYPDGGDQETAKTGKFLKSPPLHKNLDTREKSTFREESPLRIKMIASDSHRPEVKLKMAPVPLDDSNRPASLTKDRLLASTLVHSVKKEQEFRSIFDHIKLPQASKSTSESFIQHIVSLVHHVKEQYFKSPAMTLNERFTSYQKATEEHSTRQKSPEIHRRIDISPSALRKHTRLAGEERVFKEEIQKGDKKLRCDSADLRHDIDRRRKERSKERGDSKGSRESSGSRKQEKTPKDYKEYKSYKDDSKHKSREQDHSRSSSSSASPSSPSSREEKESKKEREEEFKTHHELKEYSGFAGVSRPRGTFFRIRGRGRARGVFAGTNTGPNNSNTTFQKRPKEEEWDPEYTPKSKKYFLHDDRDDGVDYWAKRGRGRGTFQRGRGRFNFKKSGSSPKWTHDKYQGDGIVEDEEETMENNEEKKDRRKEEKE from the exons ATGGGTCGCTCCAATTCTAGATCACATTCTTCAAGATCAAAGTCTAGATCACAGTCTAGTTCTCGATCAAGATCAAGGTCACACTCTAGAAAGAAGAGATACAG ttcTAGGTCTCGTTCCAGGACGTATTCAAGATCTCGTAGTAGAGATCGTATTTATTCTAGAGATTATCGGCGAGATTACAGAAATAATAGAGGAATGAGACGACCTTATGGGTACAGAGGAAGGGGTAGAGGGTATTATCAAGGTGGAGGAGGTAGATATCATCGAGGTGGCTATAGACCTGTCTGGAACAGAAGACACTCTAGGAGTCCTAGACGAGGTCGTTCACGTTCCAGAAGTCCAAAAAGAAGATCCGTTTCTTCTCAAAGATCCCGAAGCAGATCTCGCCGGTCATATAGATCCTCTAGGTCTCCACGATCATCCTCTTCTCGTTCTTCATCCCCATATAGCAAATCTCCTGTCTCTAAAAGACGAGGGTCtcaggaaaaacaaaccaaaaaatctGAAGGGGAGCCCCAAGAAGAGAGccctttgaaaaataaatcacagGAGGAACCGAAAGATACATTTGAACATGACCCATCTGAATCTATTGATGAGTTTAATAAATCATCAGCCACATCTGGTGATATTTGGCCTGGCCTTTCAGCTTATGATAATAGTCCTAGGTCACCTCATAGTCCTTCACCGATTGCTACGCCACCTAGTCAGAGTTCATCTTGCTCTGATGCGCCCATGCTCAGTACAGTCCACTCTGCAAAAAACACCCCCTCTCAGCATTCACATTCCATTCAGCATAGTCCTGAAAGATCTGGGTCTGGTTCTGTTGGAAATGGATCTAGTCGATATAGTCCTTCTCAGAATAGTCCAATTCATCACATCCCTTCGCGAAGAAGCCCTGCAAAGACAATCACACCACAGAATGCTCCAAGAGATGAGGCTAGGGGACGTTCTTCATTTTATCCTGATGGTGGAGATCAGGAAACTGCAAAGACAGGAAAATTCTTAAAAAG TCCCCCTCTACACAAGAATCTGGATACACGAGAAAAGTCTACCTTCAGAGAGGAGAGCCCACTTAGGATTAAAATGATAGCCAGCGATTCTCATCGTCCTGAAGTCAAACTCAAAATGGCCCCTGTTCCTCTTGATGATTCTAACAG ACCTGCTTCCTTGACTAAAGACAGGCTACTTGCTAGTACACTTGTCCACTCTGTCAAGAAGGAGCAAGAATTCcgatccatctttgaccacattaaGTTGCCTCAGGCCAGCAAGAGCACTTCAGAGTCATTTATTCAGCACATTGTGTCCTTGGTTCATCATGTTAAAG AGCAATACTTCAAATCACCTGCGATGACCCTAAATGAGAGGTTCACTTCCTATCAGAAAGCCACTGAAGAACATAGTACCCGCCAAAAGAGCCCTGAGATACACAG gaGAATTGACATCTCTCCAAGTGCCCTGAGGAAGCATACCCGTTTAGCAGGGGAAGAGAGAGttttcaaagaagaaattcaAAAG GGAGATAAAAAATTAAGGTGTGACTCTGCTGATCTTCGGCATGACATTGATCGtcggagaaaagaaagaagcaaagaacGGGGGGATTCCAAGGGCTCCAGGGAATCCAGTGGGTCAAGAAAGCAGGAAAAAACTCCAAAAGATTACAAGGAATACAAATCTTACAAAGATGACAG taaaCATAAAAGTAGAGAGCAAGATCATTCTCGATCTTCATCCTCTTCAGCATCACCTTCTTCTCCCAGTTctagagaagaaaaggagagtaagaaggaaagagaagaagaatTTAAAACTCACCATGAACTGAAAGAATACTCGGGCTTTGCAGGAGTTAGTCGACCACGAGGAACCTTT TTTCGAATTAGAGGCAGAGGAAGAGCCAGAGGAGTTTTTGCTGGGACAAATACTGGTCCAAACAACTCAAATACTACTTTTCAAAAGAGACCGAAGGAAGAGGAATGGGATCCAGAATATACCCCAAAGAGCAAGAAGTACTTCTTG
- the BCLAF1 gene encoding bcl-2-associated transcription factor 1 isoform X4: protein MGRSNSRSHSSRSKSRSQSSSRSRSRSHSRKKRYSSRSRSRTYSRSRSRDRIYSRDYRRDYRNNRGMRRPYGYRGRGRGYYQGGGGRYHRGGYRPVWNRRHSRSPRRGRSRSRSPKRRSVSSQRSRSRSRRSYRSSRSPRSSSSRSSSPYSKSPVSKRRGSQEKQTKKSEGEPQEESPLKNKSQEEPKDTFEHDPSESIDEFNKSSATSGDIWPGLSAYDNSPRSPHSPSPIATPPSQSSSCSDAPMLSTVHSAKNTPSQHSHSIQHSPERSGSGSVGNGSSRYSPSQNSPIHHIPSRRSPAKTITPQNAPRDEARGRSSFYPDGGDQETAKTGKFLKRFTDEESRVFLLDRGNTRDKEAPKEKGSEKGRAEGEWEDQEALDYFSDKESGKQKFNDSEGDDTEETEDYRQFRKSVLADQGKNFATTSHRNTEEEGNKYKSKVSLKGNRESDGFREEKNYKLKETGYVVERPSTTKDKHKEDDKNSERITVKKETQSPEQVKSEKLKDLFDYSPPLHKNLDTREKSTFREESPLRIKMIASDSHRPEVKLKMAPVPLDDSNRPASLTKDRLLASTLVHSVKKEQEFRSIFDHIKLPQASKSTSESFIQHIVSLVHHVKEQYFKSPAMTLNERFTSYQKATEEHSTRQKSPEIHRRIDISPSALRKHTRLAGEERVFKEEIQKGDKKLRCDSADLRHDIDRRRKERSKERGDSKGSRESSGSRKQEKTPKDYKEYKSYKDDSKHKSREQDHSRSSSSSASPSSPSSREEKESKKEREEEFKTHHELKEYSGFAGVSRPRGTFHDDRDDGVDYWAKRGRGRGTFQRGRGRFNFKKSGSSPKWTHDKYQGDGIVEDEEETMENNEEKKDRRKEEKE, encoded by the exons ATGGGTCGCTCCAATTCTAGATCACATTCTTCAAGATCAAAGTCTAGATCACAGTCTAGTTCTCGATCAAGATCAAGGTCACACTCTAGAAAGAAGAGATACAG ttcTAGGTCTCGTTCCAGGACGTATTCAAGATCTCGTAGTAGAGATCGTATTTATTCTAGAGATTATCGGCGAGATTACAGAAATAATAGAGGAATGAGACGACCTTATGGGTACAGAGGAAGGGGTAGAGGGTATTATCAAGGTGGAGGAGGTAGATATCATCGAGGTGGCTATAGACCTGTCTGGAACAGAAGACACTCTAGGAGTCCTAGACGAGGTCGTTCACGTTCCAGAAGTCCAAAAAGAAGATCCGTTTCTTCTCAAAGATCCCGAAGCAGATCTCGCCGGTCATATAGATCCTCTAGGTCTCCACGATCATCCTCTTCTCGTTCTTCATCCCCATATAGCAAATCTCCTGTCTCTAAAAGACGAGGGTCtcaggaaaaacaaaccaaaaaatctGAAGGGGAGCCCCAAGAAGAGAGccctttgaaaaataaatcacagGAGGAACCGAAAGATACATTTGAACATGACCCATCTGAATCTATTGATGAGTTTAATAAATCATCAGCCACATCTGGTGATATTTGGCCTGGCCTTTCAGCTTATGATAATAGTCCTAGGTCACCTCATAGTCCTTCACCGATTGCTACGCCACCTAGTCAGAGTTCATCTTGCTCTGATGCGCCCATGCTCAGTACAGTCCACTCTGCAAAAAACACCCCCTCTCAGCATTCACATTCCATTCAGCATAGTCCTGAAAGATCTGGGTCTGGTTCTGTTGGAAATGGATCTAGTCGATATAGTCCTTCTCAGAATAGTCCAATTCATCACATCCCTTCGCGAAGAAGCCCTGCAAAGACAATCACACCACAGAATGCTCCAAGAGATGAGGCTAGGGGACGTTCTTCATTTTATCCTGATGGTGGAGATCAGGAAACTGCAAAGACAGGAAAATTCTTAAAAAG GTTCACAGATGAAGAGTCTAGAGTATTCCTGCTTGATAGGGGTAATACCAGGGATAAAGAGGCTCCAAAGGAGAAAGGATCAGagaaagggagggcagagggagaatgGGAAGATCAGGAAGCCCTAGATTACTTCAGTGATAAAGAGTCTGGAAAACAAAAGTTTAATGATTCAGAAGGGGATGACACAGAGGAGACAGAAGATTATAGACAGTTCAGGAAGTCAGTCCTTGCAGATCAGGGTAAAAATTTTGCTACTACATCTCACCGGAATACTGAGGAGGAAGGAAACAAGTACAAGTCCAAAGTTTCACTGAAAGGCAATAGAGAAAGTGATggatttagagaagaaaaaaattataaacttaaagaGACTGGATATGTAGTGGAAAGGCCTAGCACTACAAAAGATAAGCACAAGGAAGACGACAAAAATTCTGAGAGAATAACAGTAAAGAAAGAAACTCAGTCACCTGAGCAGGTAAAGTCTGAAAAGCTCAAAGACCTCTTTGATTACAGTCCCCCTCTACACAAGAATCTGGATACACGAGAAAAGTCTACCTTCAGAGAGGAGAGCCCACTTAGGATTAAAATGATAGCCAGCGATTCTCATCGTCCTGAAGTCAAACTCAAAATGGCCCCTGTTCCTCTTGATGATTCTAACAG ACCTGCTTCCTTGACTAAAGACAGGCTACTTGCTAGTACACTTGTCCACTCTGTCAAGAAGGAGCAAGAATTCcgatccatctttgaccacattaaGTTGCCTCAGGCCAGCAAGAGCACTTCAGAGTCATTTATTCAGCACATTGTGTCCTTGGTTCATCATGTTAAAG AGCAATACTTCAAATCACCTGCGATGACCCTAAATGAGAGGTTCACTTCCTATCAGAAAGCCACTGAAGAACATAGTACCCGCCAAAAGAGCCCTGAGATACACAG gaGAATTGACATCTCTCCAAGTGCCCTGAGGAAGCATACCCGTTTAGCAGGGGAAGAGAGAGttttcaaagaagaaattcaAAAG GGAGATAAAAAATTAAGGTGTGACTCTGCTGATCTTCGGCATGACATTGATCGtcggagaaaagaaagaagcaaagaacGGGGGGATTCCAAGGGCTCCAGGGAATCCAGTGGGTCAAGAAAGCAGGAAAAAACTCCAAAAGATTACAAGGAATACAAATCTTACAAAGATGACAG taaaCATAAAAGTAGAGAGCAAGATCATTCTCGATCTTCATCCTCTTCAGCATCACCTTCTTCTCCCAGTTctagagaagaaaaggagagtaagaaggaaagagaagaagaatTTAAAACTCACCATGAACTGAAAGAATACTCGGGCTTTGCAGGAGTTAGTCGACCACGAGGAACCTTT